AATCGGGTGTCATTTTCGGGGCACTTACAAATGGTCAGTTCCTTACAAGGACGGTGGTTGGGCAGCCCGTCGGCGCATTTTACGGCTATAGGGTTGCCGGCGTGTTTCAGAGCCTGACGGAGATAGACAATTATACAAGCCCCAACGGAGTTATTCTGCAACCAGATGCCATACCCGGCGATTTCAGGTTTGAGAACGTTAACGGCGATGACCGGATCGATGATGCCGACCGTGTGATGCTGGGAAGTCCTATCCCAAAATTCCTTTTCGGGTTCACTGCCAACGCCGGGTTCCGGCAGTGGGACGCCTCTCTTGTTATCCAGGGAGTATCCGGGAACAAGCTTTATAATGCAAAAAGAGCCAACAGGAATATTTTTCCCGATGCCAACTATGACATGGACTTTTACAAAAACCACTGGTCGGGCTCCGGCTCTTCCGACACATACCCTTCAGCAGCACTTACGAGGAGAAATATCTTCCCAAATTCATTTTTTGTGGAGCCGGGAAGTTATATAAGGGTGAGAAGCATCCAGATAGGATATGCTTTGCCGGCGGATGTTATGTCAAATCTCAGGATCAATGATATGAGGGTGTACCTGAGCGCACAGAACCCGGTTACCTTTTTCAGGTATAACGGTTATACACCCGAGATAGGAGGATCACCCATTGCGACAGGTATTGACAATGATACTTATCCTCTGAGCGCTACCTACACACTGGGTCTTAATGTGAATTTTTAAAAACATGGCCATGCAAAAACTTCATATAAGAATAAAGGCGGCAGTTATATTATTGCTGATGATCTCAGTACCTCTTTTTACGGCCTGCGAAGATTTTCTGGATATACCCCTTGAGGCCCAGCTTCCCGTCGACTATGAAAAAGAGCCGACTGCAGAGGAAGGCTTCAGGTATGTAAGTGCCGTTTATGCCGGTTTAAGGAGCTGGGGAATAAGTGTATTCCCGTATATAGGGATGTTCGAAATTACCAGTGATGATGCAGACAAGGGCAGTACTCCCGATGATGCTCCTTCAATGATTGAGATGAACTCATTTACCTATGATCCTGCGAACGACCTGTTGCTTGGTTTCTGGAACGACCATTACAGGGTGATAGGCAATGCGAACTTTGCTGTCAATACGTTGAATGATCTTAATTTTGAAAATGATGACATAAGGGATGCCCTTGTAGCCGAGGCAAAATTCCTTCGGGCTTTTCTTTATCTGAGGCTGAACCTTGCCTTCGGTGGGGTTCCTCTTGTCGAAACCACCCTTACGGCCGAAGAGTTTGCACAGATACCGCGATCTCCGGTAAATGCGGTGTATGATTTCATTGAAGGCGACCTGCTTTTTGCCATTGACCACCTCCCTTCTGCCTATTCATTAAATGAAGCAGGCAGGGCTACCAGCGGAGCTGCCAGGGCATTGCTGGCGCGGGCATACATGTACCAGGAGCGTTGGCCGGAAGTAAGGGGGCAGACTGATGAGATCATATTATCAAACAGTTATGCTCTTTACAGGGATTTCTACCAGTTATTCAGGGTAGTAGGACAGAACTCTTCTGAATCGGTTTTTGAATTGCAGCTTACGTCAAGGGACCAGGGCAGGTACAGGTGCGAATACGGTTTTGTGCAGGGTCCTAGAAACAACTTCTCCAGGTTGCAGGGCTGGGGTTTCAACGTGCCTTCGGCAAGGCTGATAGATTTCTTTGACAGCAGGGGTGATGAAATCCGCAAGTTTGCCACTGTCCTGCCCAGAGGTTCACGAACGCCTGCCGGCGATTCCATAAGTGCAAACTGCCCCAACCCATATTACAACAATAAGGTCTATACCGAACTTAAATATAATACGATTGATTATGCTCTCGATCACAATATAAGGTATATCCGTTATGCTGAGGTGCTTCTTATGAATTCTGAAGCAGCCCTGCATACCGGGGAAGATGCAGCCACACCCCTGAACCTTGTAAGGGAGAGGGCAGGCCTTGAGCCAATAGATGCTCCCACCCCGGAGGATGTGTGGGATGAGAGGAGGGCTGAATTTGCACTGGAAAAACATCGCTTTTTTGACCTGGTTAGGACAGGAAGGGC
This genomic stretch from Marinilabiliales bacterium harbors:
- a CDS encoding RagB/SusD family nutrient uptake outer membrane protein gives rise to the protein MAMQKLHIRIKAAVILLLMISVPLFTACEDFLDIPLEAQLPVDYEKEPTAEEGFRYVSAVYAGLRSWGISVFPYIGMFEITSDDADKGSTPDDAPSMIEMNSFTYDPANDLLLGFWNDHYRVIGNANFAVNTLNDLNFENDDIRDALVAEAKFLRAFLYLRLNLAFGGVPLVETTLTAEEFAQIPRSPVNAVYDFIEGDLLFAIDHLPSAYSLNEAGRATSGAARALLARAYMYQERWPEVRGQTDEIILSNSYALYRDFYQLFRVVGQNSSESVFELQLTSRDQGRYRCEYGFVQGPRNNFSRLQGWGFNVPSARLIDFFDSRGDEIRKFATVLPRGSRTPAGDSISANCPNPYYNNKVYTELKYNTIDYALDHNIRYIRYAEVLLMNSEAALHTGEDAATPLNLVRERAGLEPIDAPTPEDVWDERRAEFALEKHRFFDLVRTGRAPEVLGPRGFQSGRNEVFPIPQSQIDLSDGVLVQNPGY